One window of the Pyrus communis chromosome 17, drPyrComm1.1, whole genome shotgun sequence genome contains the following:
- the LOC137721952 gene encoding uncharacterized protein — MNHPDNHVNDNANLDEIVENYNAPLWKYVKKLEKVGNRGGGNTKFECNYCQKTYKGSYSRVKFHLLKMPGNGIAPCNKVTDETLAEMNKLVRECQYKLKSSAPKHVSLPNTGSLCYDLPEANLGPKKRKGTSGPLSKAFNKEARDQCDAEVARMFYTGGLSFNLARNPHYQNSYVRASTLPGYVTPGYNALRTTLLQQEKSHIERCLQPIKRTWSTKGVSVCSDGWTDAQRRPLINIMATCESGPMFLRAINCEGEYKDKHCIANFLTEAIKEIGHENVVQAITDNAPVCKAAGLLIEAHYPHIFWTPCVVHTLSLALKSICTPKQIEVSYDDCN; from the coding sequence ATGAATCACCCTGATAATCATGTGAATGATAATGCTAATCTGGATGAGATTGTTGAAAATTATAATGCTCCGCTGTGGAAGTATGTCAAAAAGCTCGAAAAAGTGGGAAATAGAGGAGGAGGAAATACTAAATTTGAGTGCAATTATTGTCAAAAAACTTATAAAGGATCCTACTCTAGGGTCAAGtttcatttgttaaaaatgcCTGGAAATGGGATCGCGCCTTGCAACAAGGTTACTGATGAAACTCTTGCGGAAATGAATAAGTTAGTTCGAGAGTGTCAATACAAGTTAAAGAGTTCTGCTCCTAAACATGTTTCGTTGCCCAATACTGGTTCATTATGTTATGATCTACCTGAAGCAAATCTTGGTCCAAAGAAGAGAAAGGGAACAAGTGGGCCTCTCAGTAAAGCTTTTAACAAGGAGGCTCGAGATCAATGTGATGCCGAAGTTGCAAGGATGTTTTATACAGGTGGCTTATCATTTAACCTTGCAAGAAATCCGCACTATCAGAACTCGTATGTTCGTGCTTCTACACTTCCAGGGTATGTTACACCAGGTTACAACGCACTGAGAACTACTCTTCTGCAACAAGAGAAAAGTCACATTGAGCGGTGCCTCCAACCAATCAAGCGCACATGGAGCACTAAAGGTGTAAGTGTTTGCAGTGATGGGTGGACAGATGCTCAAAGGAGACCACTTATTAATATTATGGCAACTTGTGAAAGTGGGCCAATGTTCTTGAGAGCAATTAATTGTGAAGGTGAATACAAAGACAAGCATTGTATTGCCAACTTTCTTACAGAAGCTATTAAAGAAATTGGTCATGAAAATGTTGTTCAAGCGATCACTGATAATGCCCCTGTTTGTAAAGCTGCTGGGTTACTTATTGAGGCCCACTATCCCCATATCTTTTGGACACCCTGTGTTGTTCACACTCTTAGTCTTGCTTTGAAGAGTATATGTACTCCGAAACAAATAGAAGTTTCCTATGATGACTGCAATTAG